The DNA segment GGACGTTGAAGTGGGCCACCGCAAAGGAGGTCTTGGGGTTTTCGAAGCCTTTCTCTACGCTCTGAGCCGCTGGACTATTGGGGCGGTCTCAACCTCCCTGACATGCCGGACTGGAGATATTGTTACACGACCTTGTTTCAGATCTGAAAGTAAGAAACTGAGAGCATGAACCAGTGAGAGAATTgcccaaaaaaataaacttttaataatatatatatatatatatatatatatatatatatatatatattattttttcttccgaTAGAAAACCTGCTACTACCCATCATTTTAATGCTACACGAGTGTAGCATGAATTTCCGAACTTCACCTTAGAACGCGTCCAAGTAGTTGCATGCATGGTGGTGTGGCATAGGAGGATATCCCTTTGGCAGACTTTGCTATTTCAAATCAGACCAGTTCTAGGGTGGGAAAGTTTTTATGGATCATTAGATCTTtctgtttttaaattaatgtttcaGATTCTttgtaatatttctttttattttctttttacccGAAGTACTCCTTATGAGAAGAGGAGGAAAAGGGTAATTGGGGAAAGAcaagaagaaaaggataaaaagaaagaattagCCATCAgattagaatataaaaaatccaACGGTTTAAAAAAACTTTCCTATGATGGAAAACATGTTAACTTTCCACCCTAGAATTATGATTGGTCTTCAAATTATCAAGAACTTCCCagattgaactttgaagtgactttccagcatattgCATGGAGAGAATAGGGAGTGTCAGTTTGACGGTAAATCATAGTTGGACCAATGTTGagctgaaaaatatcaaatatacaaCGTGATATTTATCAATCCTAATTATAACAAGTTTTTATTTCAAACTCATGGGTCTAGCCTGGTACAACTTTATTGGTCAACAGACTAaccataagtatttttttattaaataaataaaagttttatttcacGTATATGTATTGTGATGTTGGCCCCATGTGTGGGTTATTTAGGATGTGATCGACCTAGTTATTATTTTCaggttatttaataattttgaaagaaaaaaattacatatacatTAATAAGATTGTagatttttttcaagaaaaatgagaaataaaggAGAAATTAAGAAGTGTGATAAACGAGCAACATTTTGAGAATTATAATATTTAcgaaattttaagaatttaattattacaattaCGTATACCTAGTACATACCGTTGTTGTTATTAAAAAACCAACTTTTCTTTCAACTCAAAAATGACGTACCAATTCGCTTGATTGgtaagaaaacaaacataaggaaattTCAAATATATCCCACACAAACACTCTCACTCACCACAGAGAAAATCCAACGAaggtaaacaaaaattaaacaaagtctaaaaaataaaaaacaacccGCAAAAACACACATAACAATCCAAcgcattattacaaaataaagaaCAAGTTTCCCTCTCAAAGCAATTAAACACTATTCTCTTCAACTTCAGGAATTTCTATACCCGTTGGGGTAACTCCACCACACAACTGAGTCATTTCTTGTTTAATTCTTCGAACCTCCATGTTAGTTGTCTGTATTATCACTGGATCTTGTGAAGATTCTAATGCTCTTTTGAGCACTTTCAACCTCCTCGCAAGTGGTTGCAACTGAGCACATAAATGTCACAAGACACATGATGTCAAACAAAGGATAGAGAGAAATAATTCACAACAAATGAAATAGCAAAACGAACTAAAGAAGATTAATGCAGCACTGAACCTGTCTTTGGGGCCATTTATATAAACGATACTTGCGGCAAATTGCCTTAATTACAGTAACAGACATTTCTAATACATCCTTTGCAGCCTTCATAGTTATGTGGAACACGCCACTCAAATCATTCAATGTCATATTATTTATCCTATCGGACTGAGCAAACAACTCATCAGTTAAGAAACTTAAAATGAATTCAAATGAATAGACTAAAACAAAAGTACACGAGATGCAGACTTCTtaagaaataacaaaacaaaaagtataACCTGATCTTTGCGACTTCGTTTATGCCTTCTTTTCTCAGGCTCAGCCTCAggttcttcttcctccaaatTTGCTATACATACAAACATAACGATTCAAAACtcagcatatatatataacgaTTGAAGAATGAAATGGTTGAAGAGAAAACACGTGACATGACAATCAAAGAGATGAAGACCAACGTGGAATCAAATCATCGTCTTCGTTATTAGTACGTTTTCCAATCCAATCTAATTTGGTGCAGAGGGCTTCATAAAACGCAGAAAAAGCTTCTTCCACAATAATGTACCCTAATTTATCCTTCTGCGCAATGTAATCTTCAAGGAAACCCTTAACTTCTGCAGGGGTTCCGTTGGTGAAACTCAGAATAATCCCTCACACGCAAAACGAAATCAAGGTTAGCAATTGcagacaaaaagtaaaagattgaaaagaaaaaacttaaacacatgtaaaaataacaatgaaaCTTTGTTAGTTTTACATAACAGCGCTCGAGAGTGACACTGATcgcatgcatgcatgcaattACTAGTCGTACCAACACAAGACTTAATTGAAATAGTTACAACTTACTCAATCATTTGATAATTGTCACATGGAGGATCACCCGGCGTAATACTCTGATTCTGAATTATTATATGGTTGATCAACCCTATCCTCCCATGTATTTCAAGTCTCTCAAAATCATTAcctgcgatatatatatatatatatatatatattaaatttaaagaaaataaaaaacgagAAACAAAATAAACCCGGTAGCAATAGAATTGCGGGCATTCATTAATTATCCATATGTAGCcacataattcaaatttttatttatttattgccaaatattaattattaagtgttaattttttttgtccgaacacatgatttttctctcatttccttCTCCCTACACCATTCAACACATCTTATGTCTCGGaggatattattaaaattaaaacttaattacGTACCATTGGTGTGAATTGT comes from the Glycine soja cultivar W05 chromosome 6, ASM419377v2, whole genome shotgun sequence genome and includes:
- the LOC114414152 gene encoding uncharacterized protein LOC114414152, with amino-acid sequence MGDDDDNNNNSSRFVPYTCRDPFVSPLLDNFFIEPDPALVYLLPEPNLQNDEQQSLQGGHVSSTGSTIQDQSQQHFCNDNFTIGGGGVPNYQVAGSSKNKRTYPFTDVDIEHQSFRYDLKAGPSNLNQSESGIMGSRNWPPIPRPFFCTCCQVLRQTIHTNGIILSFTNGTPAEVKGFLEDYIAQKDKLGYIIVEEAFSAFYEALCTKLDWIGKRTNNEDDDLIPPNLEEEEPEAEPEKRRHKRSRKDQSDRINNMTLNDLSGVFHITMKAAKDVLEMSVTVIKAICRKYRLYKWPQRQLQPLARRLKVLKRALESSQDPVIIQTTNMEVRRIKQEMTQLCGGVTPTGIEIPEVEENSV